GCTTGTTGTGTAAACACGTGAGACAGGACAAACAGGTGTAACCGTACACTGCAGACTACAGCTCTCTTTCATATTCTAGTTGGCGTTTTATTAGTGAATTAGTAAGTATTCAAAGTCTCCACTGTCATTCCTCCTCTTTTTCTAGACGGTTTTGGCTAAAGCCCTGTATGACAACACAGCAGAAAGCCCTGAGGAGCTGGCTTTCCGAAAGGGCGACATCTTGATGGTTCTGGATCAAGAGAAGACCGGCGGGCCAGGCTGGTGGCAGTGCTCCCTGCATGGCAAACAGGGCATTGTTCCCGCCAACCGCCTCAGAATTTTGGAGACTGCTCCGCCGCCGGGCTCTGAGGCTGGTCCCGGACTGAAGGAAGACTCTGTGTACCTATCCCCTGGCCTTCCTTTGGTTCGGACTGCTGTCGGCGGAAGCATGGACGTTGCTGACGGAGTATACCTGTCGCCGTCTGCCACAGGCGAAGGTCGAGGCGGGGGAGTCGCGACTCGGACTGGAGAGCTACGCAGAGTGGAGGCCGGCCGGCCGCGCTCACACTCGAGTTCTGGCACTCGCCCCAGACCGGACTGGGATATTGGTGTGACAGGACGGCCACGATCTCCGTCTTTAAGGGGGCgtggttcagaaatgtctggAACTCTTTACCAGAAGCCACTAAGTCCCATGCCTTCTGTAGCTCCGCATGCCAGGCAGCCTGGAGTTTTGTTGGCTTCAGAATCTGTTTACCTTTCTCCCAGTGGCGTCCCAAGGGCTACCGATGAACCAGAAGACACTACCTATCTTGTTCCGAGAGACAAGCCAACAGTAGGACATTCAGACGACTGTTACTTGGTGCCCAAAGGGACGCCGCTTGCAAGTGATGATGTTTACCAGTCCCCAACAGGTGGTGGTGTGAGCAGTACTCTCTGCGCTAACGGCACCTCTGGAATCAGTGTTACACCACAGCCCAAAGCAAGTCAGGACACACCTGGAGTCTACCAAACGCCTACCCCTGTCGGGTCAAACCTACATCGGCCACCCGCCACAGTTCTGGCTCACCAACACCCATCTTCGCTAACCCCACCCCAAGCATCTCCCCGACCCTTGCTCAAGGGTCTTCCCCCAAACTCTGCAGCTGGAAGGGGCAAACCCGGTGCGGCTAGTCACCGGGGTTCCCCTTTTTCAATCAGAGCAGGGCAAGTGAGGGCTCCGGGATCACCAAACTTTGCCCGCAAACCTCCTCCACCAGCCCCTCCTGTCAGAGGGGTCACCAGGAAAGAAGCACAGCAAGCATCGCCTCAGTTGGTCGCCTCCTTCCCCAAACCGACGGCTCAGGCAAGTCCCGCGGGCCAGCCGCAACCAGAGGACAAGCAAATCAGAACTCCCCAGGGTAATGGAGAAAAGATGAGCAACGGCCTGGATAGAAGCGGCGGAGTGCCGAATAAAACTGGAGAAAAGCAGGATTACTTGGATGCTGCAGATGACCAGGTATGGTGTGCATGTCTTTAAACTTACTTTTATACCTTACGTCAGTTTTTATGATGAATGATCTTATACAGATGTACAGTCATAGCTTGATGTTGTCCTCTGCTGCCATGTTTAGGTGTATGACACCCCTCCAAGTGGCAGGTGGCAGCAGCCGATCCAATCTACTTGCGTAGAGGATGTCGATGGCATTTATGACACCCCGCGCAGCGTCCAATCACAAGCTGACCCTGAGACAGAGGTAAAGCAAGCATTTAATTTCTGGTATGTGACTTAAAAGACGTGAAATAGCTTTGAgttcaatgtttttaaagaatccgaaaatgcatttaaaatcttCAGTTAAATTCCATTAA
The DNA window shown above is from Poecilia reticulata strain Guanapo linkage group LG14, Guppy_female_1.0+MT, whole genome shotgun sequence and carries:
- the efs gene encoding embryonal Fyn-associated substrate — encoded protein: MSVSTVLAKALYDNTAESPEELAFRKGDILMVLDQEKTGGPGWWQCSLHGKQGIVPANRLRILETAPPPGSEAGPGLKEDSVYLSPGLPLVRTAVGGSMDVADGVYLSPSATGEGRGGGVATRTGELRRVEAGRPRSHSSSGTRPRPDWDIGVTGRPRSPSLRGRGSEMSGTLYQKPLSPMPSVAPHARQPGVLLASESVYLSPSGVPRATDEPEDTTYLVPRDKPTVGHSDDCYLVPKGTPLASDDVYQSPTGGGVSSTLCANGTSGISVTPQPKASQDTPGVYQTPTPVGSNLHRPPATVLAHQHPSSLTPPQASPRPLLKGLPPNSAAGRGKPGAASHRGSPFSIRAGQVRAPGSPNFARKPPPPAPPVRGVTRKEAQQASPQLVASFPKPTAQASPAGQPQPEDKQIRTPQGNGEKMSNGLDRSGGVPNKTGEKQDYLDAADDQVYDTPPSGRWQQPIQSTCVEDVDGIYDTPRSVQSQADPETEVYDVPTITLMKPAADIKPEEDEDEVYSVPTLPGVPLVLAESTGSLPTEDISHIGQVCFVPGPDKRASGGDHKQDSTEVDCGIYDMPSLTIEVLPHSCSSSSSASTRRHSVSSNGSGDVQWKASLSNLVHSLLGTASSLSSRDLATSLAEILSTWKASHAGDPPPPLQQAWVRLSDVLPALSAIGNAPPNEGLLSLVQRSLEESALLLQAQGRPRLSSQESLSRRPLPALPVPDGKSCGGGMGSRKGSWIQERPLPPTPQPMFPLPPSPACVTLTMGPVNGEEDPSNEYAGIGLTPIPAPVPSGDSVGYVKLQGKPDLPPDVLSENGQTFTGEQRLTPSPPLPVALSLEDSELLSFYSSQSFAHLSCLADAIDVLDSSVHGNQPPRIFVARGKSLIVTAHKLVFIGDTLSRLLTSADLRAKITTSGGRLCQVLKAVVVATKGAAQNYPSATATQEMMDRVTELYQQAAGFSTLLQRLAGISS